A portion of the Limanda limanda chromosome 3, fLimLim1.1, whole genome shotgun sequence genome contains these proteins:
- the mrvi1 gene encoding inositol 1,4,5-triphosphate receptor associated 1, which translates to MPTLPEEEEDSPEDLDSSSSSPSTSVPCETRAVVMAAPTIVYPQQATIVQQDGCPMEQARPHSPRARLNRNSSGGPITTVDSTGNVIDLVKDSLPELQLSEDDRQKNLELLEQAKKVSDRFLTRRGRRSTGSTDSPTGLSPTLTPSSSPCSSRSSSLTVAPQAAAGPSESTQSGGQLLEVPSGREQTEPTTQDQGRMLVDWKPTEKRKVSSGTLTPRFAVQKENCDPTGPKSPPAVNKADEGADSGQSPNQVPATGVAKPVLRPPTQLAPCTAEIKTIGAFPPLMRAVSWDAVGSLNSRNGAPSFPPKAEDTFSDKPRDVLKSSGYKDLSAPPGGVPKLSKLREEHKLMRNHSIVGSKLPDLSEAAEQEKGPHPTPIPASTAEAKEKLDAMPNISDVMLRKLKLHRGLPGCAPPLTEKEVENAFVQLSLAYRNDNYTLETRLKQAERERNMTEEDTEKELEEFKGALKTTSPQCQNLEQREAYQRLTETVSVLHRLATRLSSRAEIVGAVRQEKRMNKATEVMMQYVENLKRTYEKDHAELTEFKKLANQNSNRSYSGSVDTGDDGVARSSRSMSLTLGKALPRRRVSVAVVPKFNLLNIPGQSPATAGPGPNLLLGPSPSSVPHPALGPNVGPSTGAALPVLCEANYMKVSTPREAVQPGAECGKSVLEQESEPAKPSVNLEELRAEIRAELKAKIEEEAYNKGLQEGLKQNKVLQDEKHEEENTAEKLLESTNKDEESGRKIKTNRRMEEVLSRLGRYCPKISLNRRLLWMALTLFVVMCLVISIFSFFSHYYNKREDT; encoded by the exons TCTGTACCTTGTGAAACCAGAGCTGTCGTCATGGCTGCACCCACCATCGTCTACCCACAGCAGGCCACCATCGTCCAACAAGATGGTTGTCCTATGGAACAGGCCAG GCCGCACAGTCCCAGAGCTCGCCTGAACAGAAACTCCTCTGGAGGACCCATCACCACAGTCG ACAGCACAGGGAACGTGATCGACCTGGTGAAAGATTCGCTCCCGGAGCTGCAGCTCTCTGAGGACGATCGACAGAAgaacctggagctgctggaacAGGCCAAGAAGGTCAGCGACCGCTTCCTGACGCGCCGAGGCCGCCGCTCCACCGGCAGCACAGACTCACCCACAG gtcttTCTCCTACTCTCACTCCATCGTCCTCACCGTGCTCGTCTAGAAGCAGTTCTCTGACTGTGGCCCCACAAGCTG CTGCGGGACCCTCAGAGTCGACTCAGTCTGGTGGCCAG CTTCTGGAGGTTCCTTCAGGACGAGAACAGACTGAACCAACGACCCAGGATCAG GGCAGGATGTTGGTGGACTGGAAGCCCACTGAGAAGAGGAAAGTGTCCTCTGGGACTCTAACGCCCCGTTTTGCTGTTCAGAAGGAGAACTGTGATCCCACCGGACCTAAGAGTCCCCCGGCGGTCAATAAAGCAGATGAGGGCGCCGATTCTGGCCAAAGCCCCAACCAGGTGCCAGCCACAGGAGTGGCCAAGCCCGTCCTCCGACCCCCCACCCAACTGGCCCCCTGTACAGCAGAGATAAAGACAATCGGGGCCTTCCCTCCACTAATGAGAGCAGTTTCCTGGGATGCTGTGGGCAGCCTTAATTCTAGAAACGGAGCGCCGAGTTTCCCTCCGAAAGCAGAGGACACTTTCTCAGACAAGCCCAGAGATGTGTTGAAGTCTTCAGGGTACAAGGACCTCTCTGCCCCGCCGGGGGGTGTGCCCAAGCTGTCTAAACTCAGAGAG GAACACAAGCTGATGCGTAACCACAGCATAGTGGGATCCAAGTTACCAGACTTgagtgaagctgctgaacaGGAAAAGG GTCCTCATCCGACTCCCATCCCGGCCAGTACCGCGGAGGCAAAGGAGAAGTTGGATGCGATGCCGaacatttcagacgtgatgcTGAGAAAACTGAAACTACACCGGGGCCTGCCAGGCTG TGCACCACCCCTGACTGAGAAGGAGGTTGAG AATGCATTCGTCCAGCTGTCACTGGCTTATCGTAATGACAACTACACCCTGGAGACGCGGCTCAAACAggcggagagggagaggaacatgactgaggaagacacagagaaagagctCGAGGAGTTCAAAGGAGCGCTGAAG ACGACCTCACCCCAGTGCCAGAACCTGGAGCAACGCGAAGCCTACCAGCGCCTCACGGAGACGGTGTCAGTGCTGCACCGCCTGGCCACGCGACTCTCCAGCCGGGCAGAGATCGTCGGAGCGGTTCGACAG GAGAAACGTATGAACAAGGCCACTGAGGTCATGATGCAGTATGTGGAGAATCTGAAGAGGACGTATGAGAAGGATCATGCCGAGCTGACGGAGTTTAAGAAGCTGGCCAACCAGAACTCCAATCGCTCTTATAGTGGGTCTGTGGACACTGGAG ATGATGGAGTTGCACGGTCGTCAAGATCAATGTCCCTCACCCTTGGAAAG GCTCTGCCCAGACGCAGGGTGAGTGTAGCAGTGGTGCCGAAGTTTAACCTCCTGAACATCCCAGGTCAGAGTCCAGCCACAGCTGGCCCGGGCCCCAACCTGTTATTAGGGCCCAGCCCGTCCTCAGTCCCCCACCCAGCCCTTGGCCCCAACGTGGGACCATCCACTGGTGCTGCTCTTCCTGTCCTG TGTGAAGCAAATTATATGAAAGTCAGCACTCCCAGAGAGGCGGTACAACCTGGAGCTgaatg TGGAAAGAGTGTGCTGGAGCAGGAAAGTGAGCCGGCCAAGCCCTCAGTCAACTTAGAGGAGCTCAGAGCCGAGATCAGAGCCGAGCTCAAGGCGAAGATTGAGGAGGAGGCGTACAATAAAGG ATTACAAGAAGGACTGAAGCAGAACAAAGTTCTCCAAGACGAGAAGcatgaggaggaaaacactgcGGAGAAATTACTAGAATCAACAAATAAAGATGAGGAGAGCGGAAGAAAAATTAAGACAAACAG gaggatggaggaggtcCTGTCACGTCTCGGTCGCTATTGTCCCAAGATTTCCTTGAATCGACGACTTCTCTGGATGGCGCTGACGCTGTTCGTCGTGATGTGTCTGGTCATCAGTATTTTTTCATTCTTCAGTCACTACTACAACAAACGCGAGGACACGTAA
- the lyve1a gene encoding lymphatic vessel endothelial hyaluronic acid receptor 1a: MNMIWLCLTAVMSFTSVICGQSIDTSHIRVFPAMNQSIAGVFQVSSLNHLNQPQYAFNASEARSLCLSLGVDIASKAQVKNALNRGLETCRYGWIDEHFAVIPRIQSLSTCGQGRTGLVPWRASVTKQFDAYCFNESDAVIQLKDATTTSPLNSSDHSEQTHSTQTTQSTSSSSSPRSSSSSAPVPRDKEVEPARYVGSAIRSAGGKVVLITSTCGLLLAAIILIVYLKSRRIGSQSSDMKQQQESIETEDWTCVKSVEQTEEDSQDEEKIQVADEDNEVSLNLSDSDVTKGS, encoded by the exons ATGAATATGATCTGGCTTTGCCTCACGGCTGTGATGTCCTTTACTTCAGTCATCTGTGGTCAAAGTATTGACACTAGCCACATCAGAG TTTTCCCAGCAATGAACCAAAGTATTGCTGGAGTTTTCCAGGTCAGCTCCTTGAATCACCTCAACCAGCCTCAGTACGCCTTCAATGCCTCTGAAGCTCGGAGCCTCTGCTTGTCCCTGGGAGTGGACATCGCCTCCAAAGCCCAAGTGAAGAACGCGCTCAACAGAGGATTAGAAACGTGCAG gTATGGATGGATTGATGAACATTTTGCAGTCATTCCCCGCATCCAGTCACTTTCTACCTGTGGACAAGGCCGGACAGGTTTGGTGCCATGGCGAGCATCTGTGACGAAACAGTTTGATGCCTACTGCTTCAATGAATCAG ACGCAGTAATACAATTGAAGGATGCAACAACTACCAGCCCCCTGAACAGCAGCGATCACTCAGAGCAAACACACTCCACCCAGACGACACAGTctacatcttcctcctcctcgcctcgctcctcttcctcctcagctcctgtaCCCAGAGACAAGGAGGTAGAACCAGCTCGATACGTCGGCAGTGCAATTCGCTCTGCAGGAG GAAAGGTTGTTCTCATCACCTCAACCTGCGGACTTCTTCTTGCTGCAATTATCCTCATTGTCTACCTGAAGTC gaggaggattgGGTCTCAGAGCTCTGacatgaagcagcagcaggagtccATTGAGACAGAAGACTGGACGTGTGTGAAGAGTGTGGAGCAAACCGAGGAGGACTCTCAAGACGAGGAGAAGATACAAGTGGCGGACGAGGACAATGAAGTGTCTCTTAATCTGTCTGATAGTGATGTAACAAAAGGATCCTAa